One genomic window of Corynebacterium sp. sy039 includes the following:
- a CDS encoding shikimate dehydrogenase produces MGDMHRVAVLGYPIEHSLSPIVHNAGYAALGLKNWHYDRYECTAEQLPGLVHSLSDSYQGFSVTMPAKFAALSFANTVSNRAQEIGSANTLVATENLGWYADNTDCEGIIGSLEQLGITRFSPGDRAVVIGGGGTARPTLWALAQLGINDVAVINRSDKTAELLPLVERSATKFNMHSYDEDLGKICSGSSVIISTVPSAVVARYAPQIVHAPLIDVIYDPAPTPLQELAYERAIPAVGGHVMLAYQAYSQFELFTGQQAPREVMFQALEQALGLR; encoded by the coding sequence ATGGGTGATATGCATAGAGTCGCAGTTCTTGGTTATCCCATCGAACATTCTTTGTCGCCTATTGTGCATAATGCTGGCTATGCTGCTCTTGGCTTAAAGAATTGGCACTACGATCGCTATGAATGTACAGCAGAACAATTGCCTGGGTTAGTGCATTCACTTTCTGATAGTTATCAGGGCTTTTCAGTAACGATGCCAGCAAAATTTGCGGCTTTATCGTTTGCAAACACTGTAAGTAATCGTGCACAAGAAATCGGTTCTGCTAATACGCTGGTAGCTACAGAAAACTTAGGATGGTATGCAGATAATACTGATTGCGAAGGTATCATAGGAAGCCTTGAACAATTAGGGATTACTCGATTTTCTCCAGGCGACAGGGCAGTAGTTATTGGTGGCGGTGGTACTGCGCGCCCCACATTATGGGCATTAGCTCAGCTTGGTATCAATGATGTGGCGGTGATTAATCGAAGTGATAAAACTGCGGAACTTCTTCCTTTGGTTGAGCGTAGTGCAACAAAATTTAATATGCATTCTTATGATGAGGATTTAGGGAAAATATGTTCTGGGAGCAGTGTCATTATTTCTACTGTTCCTTCTGCTGTTGTCGCTCGATATGCACCGCAGATTGTTCACGCTCCGCTTATCGACGTTATCTATGATCCAGCGCCTACTCCTTTACAAGAACTTGCCTATGAGAGAGCAATTCCTGCAGTTGGTGGTCATGTTATGTTAGCGTATCAAGCCTATAGTCAATTTGAGCTTTTTACGGGGCAGCAAGCTCCACGGGAAGTTATGTTTCAAGCACTAGAACAAGCATTGGGATTGCGCTAA
- the mltG gene encoding endolytic transglycosylase MltG codes for MRMESKYVKRRQRGLAVLCAALVLLIGAVIYIGVHFFNHGESDYSGSGNGTVKLVQVEEGSSLSELGPQLSKDGIVASNDAFQSAAFNNPRASQIKPGFYRLQEEMSAEAAVNALLDEKNQVEVLNVQGGSTLMDSKVVGGDVRYGIYTLISQVTCAQGADNCISAQSLQDVAAQTDPVELGVPEWAIEKVKGRGNDPRRLEGLIVPGQYVVDPSANAKEILKDLIQRSAKEFEKTDIVNRAQVVNLSPYDLLTAASLIEREAPANDFDKVARVILNRLAVPQRLEFDSTVNYDLPEQEVATTDADRARLTPWNTYTMDGLPTTPIASVSVKAIEAMEKPAEGQWLYFVTVDKNGTTVFSNTFEEHLAAIQQSADNGVLDSNR; via the coding sequence ATGCGGATGGAAAGCAAATACGTGAAACGTCGTCAAAGAGGTCTTGCAGTGTTATGCGCTGCGCTGGTGCTTTTAATCGGTGCGGTGATCTATATCGGAGTGCACTTTTTTAACCATGGTGAGTCGGATTATTCTGGTTCAGGCAACGGTACAGTCAAGTTGGTGCAAGTTGAAGAGGGATCAAGTCTTTCTGAGTTGGGGCCACAGCTGAGTAAAGACGGTATTGTTGCTTCTAATGACGCTTTTCAGAGTGCAGCTTTTAATAATCCTCGCGCTTCGCAGATTAAACCAGGATTTTATCGCCTTCAAGAGGAAATGAGTGCTGAAGCTGCAGTGAATGCTTTACTTGATGAGAAAAATCAAGTAGAAGTGCTCAATGTGCAGGGTGGCTCTACCTTAATGGACTCAAAAGTTGTTGGTGGAGATGTTCGCTATGGCATCTATACGCTTATTTCCCAAGTGACGTGTGCACAGGGGGCTGATAATTGTATTAGTGCACAATCTCTCCAGGATGTTGCAGCGCAAACCGATCCAGTAGAGCTGGGTGTACCAGAGTGGGCAATTGAAAAAGTCAAAGGACGTGGGAATGATCCGCGTAGACTTGAAGGGCTTATTGTTCCTGGTCAGTATGTTGTTGATCCATCTGCTAATGCCAAAGAAATTCTTAAAGATTTGATTCAGCGTTCCGCAAAGGAATTTGAGAAAACCGATATTGTTAATCGTGCTCAGGTGGTTAATCTTTCTCCTTATGACTTGTTGACTGCTGCCTCACTCATTGAGCGAGAGGCACCTGCTAATGATTTTGATAAGGTCGCACGCGTTATTCTTAATAGGTTAGCCGTTCCACAGCGCCTAGAGTTTGACTCTACAGTGAATTATGATTTGCCAGAACAAGAGGTGGCTACTACCGACGCAGATAGGGCGCGTTTGACCCCATGGAATACATACACCATGGATGGGTTACCAACCACGCCTATTGCCAGTGTCTCTGTCAAAGCTATTGAAGCTATGGAAAAGCCAGCAGAAGGGCAATGGCTCTACTTTGTTACTGTTGACAAGAACGGAACTACTGTTTTCAGTAATACCTTTGAGGAACATTTAGCGGCAATTCAACAATCTGCTGATAATGGAGTGTTAGACTCCAATCGTTAA
- the ruvX gene encoding Holliday junction resolvase RuvX, translating into MGYVNADTPGHNDPGAGRRLGIDVGTVRIGVAVSDRDARLATPVETVVRITHYRDPDGADIDRLMDLIDEYAVVEIVIGLPRDLQGNGSRSVRHAREIAFRLKRRLKQQGRFVAIRFADERLTTVVAYNAMAAVGRSHKKSRNVIDQAAAVEILQSWLDARQRYQHDHMHDHDDNLECH; encoded by the coding sequence ATGGGCTACGTCAATGCGGATACCCCTGGTCATAATGATCCAGGAGCGGGTCGACGTCTTGGCATTGACGTAGGAACTGTGCGGATTGGGGTGGCTGTTTCTGATCGAGATGCACGATTGGCTACTCCAGTAGAAACAGTTGTGAGAATTACTCATTACCGAGATCCTGATGGTGCAGATATTGATCGATTAATGGACTTGATTGATGAATATGCAGTAGTAGAAATTGTTATTGGTTTGCCGAGAGATCTCCAAGGTAATGGTTCTCGCAGCGTGCGTCATGCTAGAGAAATAGCGTTTCGACTGAAGCGGCGCTTAAAACAGCAAGGCAGATTTGTTGCTATAAGGTTTGCTGATGAACGTTTGACAACTGTTGTGGCATATAACGCTATGGCTGCGGTTGGTAGGAGTCATAAGAAAAGCAGAAACGTGATTGATCAAGCAGCTGCAGTAGAGATTTTGCAGTCTTGGTTAGATGCTCGACAGAGATATCAGCACGACCATATGCACGATCATGACGATAATCTTGAATGTCATTGA
- the alaS gene encoding alanine--tRNA ligase produces the protein MQTHEIRERFINHFVKKGHTFVPSASLILDDPNLLFVNAGMVPFKPYFLGQQTPPFANGTATSIQKCVRTLDIDEVGITTRHNTFFQMAGNFSFGQYFKQGAIENAWSLLTSSVADGGYGLDPERLWVTVYLDDDEAADIWHNHIGVPTERIQRLGMADNYWSMGVPGPCGPCSEIYYDRGSAYGKEGGPIADDNRYMEIWNLVFMENERGEGIGKDDFHILGPLPKKNIDTGLGVERVACILQNVENVYETDLLRPVIDIAEQLTSSVYGKNNTDDIRFRVIADHSRTAMMLILDGVTPGNEGRGYILRRLLRRIIRSARLLGAQGQTMEKFINTIMDTMTPSYPEIVDNRERIIRVAVTEENAFLKTLESGTSLFEQAAADIKQSGKRTIAGSDAFALHDTYGFPIDLTLEMASEAGLSVDLDGFNDLMAQQKARAKADNRAKKHGHTDLSVYRQWVDENPTQFSGYDELESEAKIIGLLIDGKKVDEVPEGTTSSVEVILDRSPLYAESGGQLGDRGQLTMSGSVVEIDDVQKIAKKLWVHKAHVVSGGMSVGDVVRASVDTQWRHAARQAHSATHLIHGALRQVLGPTAVQAGSMNKPGYLRFDFNYTDALTSQQLEQIELLTNEAIDRDWQVNTVETSLEEAKAMGAMALFGENYGDVVRVVEIGGPFSMELCGGTHVAHASQIGPVSVLNESSVGSGVRRIEAYTGLDAMRYLAKERVLAENLATMLKTPSSDLPERIEQLVHKLKEAEKTIEDMRRAQLLADSAKLKSQAILVNGVEVVCSQLPDGVSAQDLRSIASDLKNSFGSKEAVVVLSSVDSEKVPFVIAVSQAAVSRGLKAGDLVKLLASYVAGRGGGKPDMAQGAGSDAAGIDAGFTAIKDAIENN, from the coding sequence GTGCAAACACACGAAATCAGAGAACGTTTTATTAACCACTTCGTTAAAAAAGGACATACTTTTGTCCCAAGTGCTTCTCTGATTTTAGATGACCCAAACTTACTATTCGTCAATGCTGGAATGGTGCCATTCAAGCCATATTTTTTGGGGCAGCAAACGCCACCTTTTGCTAATGGAACTGCCACTTCTATCCAAAAATGCGTGCGTACCTTAGATATTGATGAGGTAGGAATTACCACGCGCCACAACACATTCTTTCAGATGGCAGGTAATTTCTCCTTTGGTCAGTATTTCAAGCAAGGCGCTATTGAGAATGCCTGGTCATTATTGACGTCATCGGTAGCAGATGGTGGGTATGGGTTAGATCCAGAGCGATTGTGGGTAACGGTCTATCTTGACGACGATGAAGCTGCAGATATTTGGCATAACCATATTGGTGTCCCTACTGAGCGTATTCAACGGTTAGGGATGGCAGATAATTATTGGTCAATGGGTGTTCCGGGGCCATGCGGGCCGTGCTCAGAAATTTACTATGACCGCGGCAGTGCATATGGAAAAGAAGGCGGTCCTATTGCTGATGACAACCGCTACATGGAGATTTGGAATCTGGTCTTCATGGAAAACGAACGTGGTGAAGGCATTGGTAAAGATGATTTCCATATTCTTGGTCCGTTGCCGAAAAAGAACATTGATACTGGACTTGGCGTAGAACGTGTTGCGTGTATTTTGCAGAACGTAGAGAACGTATATGAGACAGATCTGTTACGTCCAGTTATTGATATAGCTGAGCAATTGACCAGCAGCGTGTATGGGAAAAACAACACTGATGATATCCGCTTCCGAGTGATTGCTGATCACTCGCGTACTGCCATGATGCTTATTCTCGATGGCGTAACCCCTGGTAATGAAGGGCGCGGTTATATTCTGCGTCGTTTGTTGCGCAGAATTATTCGTTCTGCACGTTTGTTGGGTGCGCAGGGACAAACCATGGAAAAGTTCATCAACACCATCATGGATACTATGACTCCGTCGTATCCGGAAATTGTAGATAATCGTGAGCGCATTATTCGTGTTGCTGTCACTGAAGAAAATGCATTCTTAAAAACACTAGAATCAGGTACATCTCTCTTTGAGCAAGCAGCGGCAGATATCAAGCAATCAGGTAAACGCACGATTGCTGGTTCTGATGCTTTTGCCCTCCATGACACGTATGGTTTCCCTATTGATTTGACTCTCGAAATGGCTTCTGAAGCTGGGCTATCTGTGGATCTTGATGGTTTTAATGACCTCATGGCACAGCAGAAAGCACGTGCGAAAGCAGATAATCGTGCGAAAAAACATGGTCATACTGATTTGTCAGTCTATCGGCAATGGGTGGATGAGAATCCAACGCAATTCAGCGGTTATGATGAATTAGAGTCAGAAGCAAAAATCATTGGTTTGCTTATCGACGGCAAGAAAGTTGATGAAGTACCTGAAGGTACTACGTCATCTGTTGAGGTTATTCTTGATCGTTCACCACTATATGCTGAGTCAGGTGGACAATTAGGTGATCGTGGTCAGCTCACTATGTCTGGCAGTGTTGTCGAGATTGATGATGTGCAAAAAATTGCTAAGAAACTTTGGGTGCATAAAGCTCATGTAGTTTCTGGCGGCATGAGCGTTGGCGATGTAGTGCGTGCGAGCGTGGATACACAATGGCGCCATGCTGCACGCCAAGCGCATTCAGCTACTCATCTTATTCATGGTGCTTTGCGTCAAGTGCTCGGTCCTACTGCTGTTCAGGCAGGTTCTATGAATAAGCCAGGCTATTTGCGTTTCGATTTTAACTACACTGATGCATTAACCTCACAGCAACTAGAACAAATTGAGTTGCTCACGAATGAAGCCATCGATCGCGATTGGCAAGTCAATACTGTAGAAACTTCACTTGAAGAAGCTAAAGCGATGGGTGCTATGGCATTATTCGGGGAAAACTACGGTGACGTGGTGCGTGTAGTCGAGATCGGTGGACCATTTTCTATGGAATTATGTGGTGGTACCCACGTAGCGCATGCTTCACAGATTGGTCCTGTTAGCGTACTTAATGAGTCTTCTGTGGGTTCTGGTGTGCGTCGTATTGAAGCATATACTGGTCTTGATGCCATGCGTTATCTGGCTAAAGAACGTGTATTAGCAGAAAACCTTGCCACAATGTTAAAGACTCCTTCCTCGGATTTGCCAGAGCGCATTGAGCAGCTTGTGCATAAATTAAAAGAGGCAGAAAAAACTATTGAGGATATGCGTCGTGCGCAACTGCTTGCTGATTCAGCAAAGTTAAAGTCTCAGGCAATTCTCGTTAATGGTGTTGAAGTGGTATGCAGCCAACTACCTGATGGAGTATCTGCCCAGGATCTTCGTTCTATTGCGAGCGATCTGAAGAACTCTTTTGGCTCTAAAGAAGCAGTAGTGGTGCTCAGTAGTGTGGATTCTGAAAAAGTGCCTTTTGTGATTGCCGTTTCCCAAGCAGCAGTATCTCGTGGTCTTAAAGCTGGGGACTTAGTAAAACTTTTGGCCAGTTATGTTGCCGGTCGTGGTGGTGGTAAACCAGATATGGCTCAGGGAGCTGGTAGTGATGCTGCCGGCATAGATGCTGGATTTACCGCTATTAAGGATGCGATTGAGAATAATTAA
- a CDS encoding replication-associated recombination protein A, protein MTEHDLFSADAQRSTYEHAPLAARMRPQTLEEVVGQRHLLGAGRPLRRLIEGAGEASVILYGPPGTGKTTLASLISATTGYQFVGLSALSSGVKEVRAVIDQARRELIDNKKTVLFIDEVHRFSKTQQDALLAAVENRIVLLVAATTENPSFSVVAPLLSRSLILNLHPLDDADITEVIERAIKSERGLASRISVTDEAIAQLVLLASGDARRALTYLEAAAEAVADGGQLTPQILKENIDRAIVRYDRDGDQHYDITSAFIKSIRGSDVDAALHYLARMIEAGEDPRFIARRLMVHASEDIGMADPQALTIAVSAAQAAQLLGMPEARIPLAQATIHLATAPKSNAVVRAIDAALNDVRSGLNPPVPAHLRDGHYAGAQRLGNAVGYRYPHDHPSGVITQQYIPRELDSAVYYQPTDHGVEKRISDYLGKLRRIVRGNTRSQ, encoded by the coding sequence ATGACTGAGCATGATTTATTTTCAGCTGATGCGCAACGTTCTACGTATGAACATGCGCCATTAGCGGCAAGAATGCGTCCACAAACTCTTGAGGAAGTCGTCGGGCAGCGCCATCTCTTAGGAGCTGGGCGCCCTTTGCGACGACTTATCGAAGGAGCAGGTGAAGCATCGGTTATTTTGTATGGGCCACCTGGTACTGGAAAAACCACACTTGCCTCGTTGATTAGTGCAACTACTGGGTATCAATTTGTAGGACTATCGGCACTTAGCTCTGGGGTAAAAGAAGTTCGCGCTGTTATCGATCAGGCACGTCGTGAGTTAATTGATAATAAAAAAACAGTTCTTTTTATTGATGAGGTGCATAGATTTTCTAAAACTCAACAGGATGCGTTGCTTGCCGCTGTAGAAAATAGAATTGTTCTTCTGGTAGCAGCTACCACGGAAAATCCTTCTTTCTCCGTGGTGGCACCATTGTTGTCTCGTTCGCTCATTCTTAATTTACATCCTCTCGATGATGCTGATATTACTGAAGTAATTGAGCGTGCAATTAAGAGTGAACGTGGATTGGCGAGTCGGATTAGTGTTACTGATGAAGCTATTGCACAACTTGTCTTGTTAGCATCTGGCGACGCACGTAGAGCACTGACGTATCTTGAAGCGGCTGCTGAAGCAGTTGCCGATGGTGGACAACTGACGCCACAAATCTTAAAAGAAAATATCGATCGTGCTATTGTGCGATATGATCGCGATGGAGATCAGCATTATGACATCACAAGTGCATTTATCAAATCTATTCGAGGCTCTGATGTAGATGCGGCATTGCATTATCTCGCCAGGATGATTGAAGCAGGAGAAGATCCTCGCTTTATTGCGCGTCGGTTAATGGTACATGCTAGCGAGGATATCGGTATGGCAGATCCTCAAGCATTGACTATTGCTGTATCGGCAGCTCAGGCAGCACAGTTGCTGGGAATGCCCGAGGCAAGAATACCTTTGGCTCAAGCAACTATTCACCTAGCCACGGCGCCTAAATCCAATGCAGTAGTGCGGGCAATCGACGCGGCCTTGAATGATGTGCGTTCTGGGCTTAATCCACCTGTACCGGCACATTTGCGTGATGGACATTATGCTGGTGCACAACGCTTGGGTAATGCTGTTGGCTATCGTTATCCGCATGATCATCCGTCGGGAGTGATAACCCAGCAATATATCCCACGAGAACTAGATAGTGCAGTCTATTATCAACCTACGGATCATGGTGTGGAGAAAAGGATTAGTGATTACCTGGGGAAATTGCGTCGGATAGTGCGCGGTAATACACGCTCTCAGTAG
- a CDS encoding phosphotransferase, producing the protein MNEHDEELIVDESFINDIVTNAQKLLSQRFGGSQKLTDIQLLSGSGIAVVIRARLVASPFIQQRSVILKHMPLTGLLFDHSAFLREIVAYQFTTSLPEEARPGPVLLAHDVEKRLIVISDSGDGDTFAQLLDTKDDRVRLSILRDLGEAIGKMHAGTAGKEQDFAILLNRMLLKHKNVQEIYKYRERVILSSIPVGKSLLQRVGIQIPEVVEEYARSAQHRLTAGHHRGFTPFDLSPDNIIVANKTHFLDYESAGFRDCTFDIACVIAGFPQYLSSRSISDEEADVFIQAWLNEISDTWPHTRDPQWLSNRIMSSLLGWALSSLTMMLFQVDPEWYIDDLDSVLAQEKKECDNEHDSETLCEFFSPITELIFGDPHDVPHDFLMIRQDIRETFEAIYRYAVRGRDLQFASVAQFSAEVIKFLDVKQT; encoded by the coding sequence ATGAATGAGCACGATGAAGAATTAATCGTTGATGAGAGTTTCATTAACGATATCGTTACTAATGCACAAAAATTATTGTCGCAGCGCTTTGGCGGCAGCCAGAAGTTAACAGATATTCAGCTTTTATCTGGATCTGGTATTGCAGTAGTCATTCGTGCACGATTGGTAGCCTCCCCATTTATTCAGCAGCGTTCAGTAATTCTTAAACATATGCCTCTGACTGGATTGCTCTTCGATCATTCTGCTTTCTTAAGAGAAATTGTTGCATATCAATTCACCACTTCCTTACCAGAGGAGGCTCGTCCAGGACCTGTTTTGCTAGCGCATGACGTCGAGAAGCGTCTTATTGTTATTAGCGACTCTGGTGACGGAGATACTTTTGCACAATTATTGGATACTAAAGATGATCGCGTGCGTCTTTCTATTTTGCGGGATTTAGGGGAAGCAATTGGAAAAATGCATGCTGGAACAGCGGGTAAGGAACAGGATTTTGCTATTTTGCTTAATCGAATGCTGCTGAAACACAAAAATGTGCAAGAGATATATAAATATCGTGAGCGTGTTATCCTTTCTTCCATTCCGGTAGGTAAAAGTCTGCTTCAACGTGTTGGTATTCAGATACCTGAAGTGGTGGAGGAATATGCCCGCAGCGCACAGCATAGATTGACGGCGGGGCATCATCGTGGGTTTACCCCGTTTGACCTATCACCAGATAACATCATTGTTGCTAATAAAACGCATTTTCTAGACTATGAATCAGCTGGTTTTCGCGATTGCACTTTCGACATTGCTTGCGTCATAGCTGGGTTTCCTCAATACTTGTCTTCCCGAAGCATCAGCGATGAAGAAGCAGATGTTTTCATTCAAGCATGGCTTAATGAAATTAGTGATACCTGGCCTCATACACGCGATCCTCAGTGGTTGAGTAATAGAATCATGAGCTCTTTATTGGGGTGGGCTTTATCTTCACTGACTATGATGCTCTTCCAAGTGGATCCAGAGTGGTACATTGATGATCTTGATTCTGTCTTAGCTCAAGAGAAAAAAGAATGTGACAATGAACATGATAGTGAGACACTATGTGAGTTCTTTTCACCTATCACTGAACTGATATTTGGCGATCCGCATGACGTACCACATGATTTTTTGATGATTAGGCAGGATATACGAGAAACCTTTGAGGCAATCTATCGCTATGCAGTTCGTGGCAGGGACTTACAGTTTGCGTCTGTAGCGCAATTTTCTGCAGAGGTAATCAAGTTTTTAGATGTAAAACAGACTTAG
- the aspS gene encoding aspartate--tRNA ligase: MLRTHYAGDLRKDIAGQEVTLTGWVSRRRDHGGVIFIDLRDSSGIAQVVFRDTTVAEQAHQLRSEFCIKVTGVVELRPEGSENPQLASGAIEVNATELEVLNEAAALPFQVDESAQSEVGEETRLKYRYLDLRRPVRSNALRLRSAANKAARTVLDRHNFVEIETPTLTRSTPEGARDFLVPARLKPGSWYALPQSPQLFKQLLMVAGMERYYQIARCYRDEDFRADRQPEFTQLDVEMSFVDQEDVIALAEEIVAELWKLIGYEITTPIPRITYAEAMRKYGSDKPDLRFAIEITECTEFFKDTSFRVFQNEYVGAIVMEGGASQPRRQLDAWQEWAKQRGAKGLAYILVGEDGELTGPVAKNITEQERAGIAEHVGAQPGDCIFFAAGDAKSSRALLGAARGEVARKLGLIKEGDWAFTWVVDAPLFEPAADATASGDVALGNSKWTAVHHAFTSPKPEWLDNFEQHPEQATAYAYDIVCNGNEIGGGSIRIHRPDVQERVFQVMGIAEEEAREKFGFLLDAFAFGAPPHGGIAFGWDRIVSLLGGFDSIRDVIAFPKSGGGVDPLTAAPAPIPAQQRKETGVDFKPKAEKA; encoded by the coding sequence GTGCTTCGGACACATTATGCAGGTGATCTTAGAAAAGACATAGCTGGTCAAGAGGTTACTCTTACCGGTTGGGTTTCTCGTCGTCGAGATCATGGTGGTGTGATCTTTATTGATCTACGTGACTCATCTGGAATTGCACAGGTAGTTTTCCGCGATACAACCGTCGCAGAGCAAGCACATCAATTACGTAGCGAGTTTTGTATTAAGGTCACCGGTGTGGTGGAGCTTCGCCCTGAGGGGTCGGAAAATCCACAGCTTGCTTCTGGAGCTATTGAAGTCAATGCTACCGAGCTGGAAGTGCTCAATGAAGCAGCAGCCTTGCCTTTCCAGGTAGATGAATCTGCGCAGTCAGAAGTCGGCGAAGAAACACGACTAAAATATCGTTACTTGGATCTGCGCCGTCCAGTACGAAGCAATGCATTGAGATTGCGTTCGGCAGCCAATAAAGCAGCGCGTACTGTGTTGGACCGCCATAATTTTGTGGAAATTGAAACCCCAACGCTTACCCGATCCACTCCCGAAGGTGCCCGAGATTTCTTGGTTCCTGCTCGGCTGAAACCAGGCTCATGGTATGCACTACCGCAGTCACCACAGCTTTTTAAGCAATTGCTCATGGTTGCTGGTATGGAACGTTATTATCAGATTGCTCGTTGCTATCGTGATGAAGATTTCCGTGCTGATCGTCAACCAGAATTTACTCAGCTTGACGTAGAGATGAGCTTTGTCGATCAAGAAGATGTTATCGCGTTGGCAGAGGAAATCGTTGCAGAGCTGTGGAAACTCATTGGCTATGAGATTACCACTCCTATTCCACGGATCACCTATGCAGAAGCAATGCGGAAATATGGTTCTGATAAACCTGATCTTCGTTTCGCTATTGAAATTACAGAATGTACTGAGTTTTTTAAGGATACGAGTTTCCGAGTATTCCAAAATGAATATGTCGGTGCCATCGTTATGGAAGGTGGAGCGAGCCAGCCGCGTCGTCAGCTTGATGCTTGGCAAGAGTGGGCAAAGCAGCGTGGCGCTAAAGGTTTGGCATATATCCTCGTAGGCGAAGATGGCGAATTAACCGGTCCAGTTGCAAAGAACATTACTGAACAAGAACGAGCTGGTATTGCAGAGCACGTTGGCGCACAACCTGGTGACTGCATTTTCTTTGCTGCAGGTGATGCCAAGAGCTCTCGCGCCTTGCTTGGCGCAGCTCGTGGTGAGGTTGCACGTAAACTAGGTCTGATTAAAGAAGGTGATTGGGCATTCACCTGGGTCGTTGATGCACCGCTATTTGAGCCTGCAGCAGATGCAACCGCTTCTGGCGACGTCGCCTTGGGCAATTCCAAGTGGACCGCTGTGCACCATGCTTTTACGTCACCAAAACCAGAGTGGCTTGATAATTTTGAGCAGCACCCAGAGCAAGCGACTGCATATGCTTATGACATCGTATGCAATGGTAACGAAATTGGTGGTGGCTCTATTCGTATCCACCGCCCAGATGTCCAAGAACGTGTATTCCAAGTCATGGGTATTGCCGAAGAAGAAGCACGAGAAAAGTTTGGCTTCTTACTTGATGCTTTTGCATTTGGTGCACCTCCACATGGTGGTATCGCGTTTGGTTGGGATCGTATCGTGAGTCTGCTTGGTGGTTTTGACTCGATTCGTGATGTGATTGCATTCCCTAAATCAGGTGGCGGTGTGGATCCACTGACTGCTGCTCCAGCGCCTATTCCAGCGCAACAGCGCAAAGAAACGGGAGTAGATTTTAAGCCTAAAGCTGAGAAAGCCTAA
- a CDS encoding neutral zinc metallopeptidase, translated as MTFRGDIEKSENLARSGGSGGRIALGGGVGTVVLVGLYLLMGGNPSDLGQLIGGQTDGGQTQQSAGTLDHCKTGADANENTDCRVEFTGLSVNQMWEEQLAQQSGVEYTKPGLTIFSNSIATGCGQASSATGPFYCPSDQTAYFDVSFFDELGKFGGENTPFAQEYIVAHEFGHHVQNLEGTLGLSDYNNPGQDSNAVKIELQADCYGGVWAHYADKGEKAFLEPITDDQVKDAINAARAVGDDNIQKRSGTEINPESFTHGSSEQRQEAFLAGYKSGKMSSCDTLGRGGYK; from the coding sequence ATGACTTTTCGTGGCGATATTGAGAAATCAGAAAATCTGGCACGTTCAGGCGGATCAGGTGGTCGAATTGCTCTTGGCGGAGGTGTAGGAACAGTAGTTCTCGTCGGGCTCTATCTCCTTATGGGAGGTAACCCTAGCGACCTTGGTCAATTGATTGGTGGGCAAACCGACGGTGGACAAACTCAGCAATCTGCCGGCACACTTGATCACTGTAAAACTGGTGCAGATGCAAATGAAAACACAGATTGCCGTGTTGAGTTTACTGGACTGAGTGTTAATCAAATGTGGGAAGAACAATTGGCTCAGCAATCTGGTGTGGAATACACCAAACCTGGTCTTACTATTTTCAGCAACAGCATTGCTACTGGGTGTGGGCAAGCCTCTTCAGCTACAGGACCGTTCTACTGCCCTAGCGACCAAACAGCTTATTTCGACGTTTCTTTCTTTGATGAATTAGGAAAATTTGGCGGCGAAAACACGCCTTTCGCACAAGAATATATCGTTGCGCATGAGTTTGGACATCACGTACAAAATCTAGAAGGCACCCTTGGGCTATCTGATTACAACAATCCAGGTCAAGACTCTAATGCCGTAAAAATTGAACTCCAAGCAGATTGCTATGGCGGTGTATGGGCTCATTATGCAGATAAAGGAGAAAAAGCCTTTTTGGAGCCCATTACTGATGATCAAGTAAAAGATGCGATTAATGCTGCCCGAGCTGTTGGTGATGATAATATCCAGAAGCGTTCAGGAACAGAGATCAATCCTGAATCTTTTACTCACGGTTCTTCTGAACAGCGTCAAGAAGCATTTTTAGCTGGTTATAAGAGCGGAAAAATGAGCAGCTGTGACACCCTTGGACGCGGTGGCTACAAATAA